The following proteins are co-located in the Phragmites australis chromosome 10, lpPhrAust1.1, whole genome shotgun sequence genome:
- the LOC133931433 gene encoding large ribosomal subunit protein P3-like produces MGVYTFVCRNSGDEWAGKQLSGELEASAATPYELQRRLVAAASAADSAAGVQSSFAMVSPKSAVFQVIVGAVGGGAMMVSGGAAAGGGAASGAAVAEAPKEEKEEAKEESDDDMGFSLFD; encoded by the exons ATGGGCGTGTACACCTTCGTGTGCCGGAACTCCGGCGACGAGTGGGCCGGCAAGCAGCTCTCCGGGGAGCTGGAGGCCTCCGCCGCCACCCCGTACGAACTGCAGCGCCGCCTTGTcgcggccgcctccgccgcggacTCCGCCGCCGGCGTCCAGTCCTCCTTCGCCATGGTCTCCCCCAAATCCGCCGTCTTCCAG GTGATTGTTGGTGCCGTCGGTGGCGGTGCAATGATGGTCAGtggaggtgctgctgctggtggtggtgctgcATCAGGTGCTGCCGTGGCTGAGGCCcccaaggaggagaaggaagaggcgAAGGAAGAGAGCGATGATGACATGGGATTCTCCCTGTTCGATTAG
- the LOC133883661 gene encoding cation transporter HKT2;1-like has translation MEGFHYEFIHSKMHSFICISRYVLDLFVFVCRFVASHLHPFFIQLSYFLVIDLLGSVLLISLKPNNPDFSPRYVDMLFLSTSALTVSGLSTVKMEDLSSTQIVVLTLLMFVGGEVFVSFLGLMLRPNHRAKPTDPAGNNKVSSVAVEHETIDTASAIICEELQLEEEMHATPSLSSNDLKKSRSVRYLGFVVFGYLAVIHVLGFLLVFLYITHVPTARAVLTKKGINVALFSVSVTVSSFANGGLVPTNENMTIFSKNAGLLLLLTGQVLAGNTLFPLFLRLLIWFLGRVTKLEGLELMIRNPKELRFRHLLPKLLTAFLSSTVVGLAALAVVLFSAIDWNSLVFDGLSSYQKIINALFMAVNTRHAGENSIDCSLISPAVLVLLIVMMYLPSSTTFAPPNRDDKTKDDKVVPKRRSLVQNLAFSQLGCNIIFVMVVCITERRRLRNDPLNFSTLNMIFEVISAYGNAGLSTGYSCSRLQQLHPESICHDKPYSFSGWWSNEGKLMLIFVMLYGRLKAFTMGTGKSWRLG, from the exons ATGGAGGGATTCCACTATGAGTTCATCCACAGCAAGATGCACagcttcatttgcatcagtagATATGTTCTTGATCTTTTCGTGTTTGTCTGCCGATTTGTTGCATCACATCTTCACCCATTCTTCATTCAATTATCCTACTTCCTAGTCATCGATCTATTAGGTTCAGTCCTCTTGATATCTCTGAAACCAAACAACCCTGACTTCAGCCCTCGATATGTCGACATGCTGTTCTTGTCAACCTCTGCTCTGACAGTTTCCGGCCTCAGCACCGTCaaaatggaggacctctcgAGTACTCAGATCGTAGTCCTGACCTTGCTGATGTTTGTAGGGGGCGAGGTCTTCGTCTCTTTCTTAGGACTCATGCTTAGGCCGAACCACCGAGCCAAGCCAACTGATCCTGCAGGCAACAACAAGGTCAGTTCAGTTGCTGTCGAGCACGAAACGATAGATACCGCGAGTGCAATCATCTGCGAGgagttgcagcttgaagaagaaaTGCATGCAACTCCGTCTTTGAGTAGTAATGATCTGAAGAAGAGTAGGAGCGTAAGATACTTAGGATTCGTTGTGTTCGGCTACCTTGCTGTTATCCATGTCCTTGGCTTTCTGCTAGTTTTCTTGTACATAACCCATGTGCCAACTGCAAGGGCGGTACTGACCAAGAAAGGGATCAATGTTGCTCTCTTCTCGGTGTCGGTCACCGTCTCCTCCTTCGCTAACGGCGGGCTTGTGCCGACGAACGAGAACATGACCATCTTCTCCAAGAATGccggcctcctcctgctcctcacCGGCCAGGTTCTTGCAGGCAACACGCTGTTCCCTCTCTTCCTGAGGCTGCTGATATGGTTCCTGGGGAGAGTGACCAAGTTGGAAGGGCTGGAGCTCATGATCAGGAACCCCAAGGAGCTGCGGTTTCGTCATCTGCTTCCCAAGTTGCTGACGGCGTTTCTCTCCTCAACAGTTGTCGGCCTTGCAGCATTGGCTGTCGTGCTGTTCTCCGCCATCGACTGGAATTCTTTGGTGTTCGATGGGCTCAGCTCTTACCAGAAGATCATCAATGCATTGTTCATGGCAGTGAACACGAGGCATGCAGGGGAGAATTCCATCGACTGCTCACTTATCTCCCCTGCCGTTCTAGTGCTATTAATCGTCATGAT GTATTTGCcatcatcaacgacgtttgcacCACCAAACAGAGATGATAAAACAAAGGACGATAAAGTGGTACCCAAACGGAGATCTTTGGTGCAGAACTTAGCATTTTCGCAGCTTGGGTGCAACATCATCTTTGTGATGGTTGTCTGCATCACTGAGAGGAGAAGGCTCAGAAATGACCCACTCAACTTCTCCACGTTGAACATGATATTTGAGGTCATCAG TGCATACGGCAACGCAGGACTGTCCACTGGTTACAGTTGTTCGAGGCTGCAACAGCTGCACCCGGAGAGCATCTGCCATGACAAGCCATACAGCTTTTCTGGATGGTGGAGCAACGAAGGGAAGTTGATGCTGATCTTTGTCATGCTCTATGGGAGGCTCAAGGCCTTCACCATGGGCACAGGTAAATCTTGGAGGTTAGGATAA
- the LOC133930017 gene encoding cation transporter HKT2;4-like, translating into MPIRLHIFVNSTRHVISSSVFVCRFIAFHLSQFLLHLSYFLAIDLLGFLALVLLKPRNPGYRPRYVDMFFMSTSAVTVTGLATIKMEDLSSSQIVVLTLLMLLGSEMFLSLLGLVLESRKPKTHDQDGNRVRSITVCDESNLEEANAAVAPSTDLNDQRKSCLRCLGLVVLAYMAMILVLGSLLVFLYVAHDPSARDVLKRKSIDIALFSVSVTVSSFTNGGLLPTNESMAVFAANRGLLLLLTGQILAGSTLFPVFLRLVICAMRGLARAFTRRGSEELEFTVKNAMAAGFTHLLPGLQTAFLAATVVVVAAAAATFLCCLNWDSAVLGGLTAGQKITNALFMAVNVRQAGENSVDCSLVAPAVLVLFIAMMCIPASATFFSVHDDGGGGERSGAERKGGTKKRRLSLNSMLWSPLACNAAVTMLVCVTERRSLSSDPLNFSTFNMIFEVISAYGNVGLSTGYSCSRLLRPEEASVCHDQPYSFSGWWSDQGKLVLVLVMLCGRLKGFRRQQLRSGSKPTP; encoded by the exons ATGCCAATTCGACTGCATATCTTTGTAAACTCTACAAGGCATGTCATCAGTTCATCGGTGTTCGTATGCCGGTTCATCGCCTTCCATCTCAGCCAGTTTTTGCTTCACTTGTCCTATTTTCTCGCCATTGATCTGCTCGGCTTCCTTGCCTTGGTGCTGCTCAAGCCAAGAAACCCCGGGTACCGACCGCGGTACGTCGACATGTTCTTCATGTCGACGTCTGCGGTTACGGTCACCGGATTAGCCACCATCAAGATGGAGGACCTCTCCAGCTCTCAGATAGTGGTCCTGACCCTCCTCATGCTCTTGGGCAGCGAGATGTTCCTCTCCTTGCTCGGCCTTGTTCTTGAGTCGCGCAAGCCAAAAACGCATGATCAAGATGGTAACAGGGTAAGATCGATCACCGTTTGCGACGAGTCGAATCTCGAAGAGGCGAATGCAGCAGTTGCTCCATCCACAGATTTGAATGATCAGAGGAAGAGCTGCCTCAGATGCTTAGGGCTAGTGGTTCTGGCCTACATGGCCATGATCCTTGTCCTTGGCTCTCTGCTGGTGTTCTTGTACGTTGCCCATGATCCAAGTGCAAGAGATGTACTGAAAAGGAAGAGCATCGACATCGCGCTCTTCTCGGTGTCGGTCACCGTGTCGTCCTTCACCAACGGAGGGCTTCTGCCGACGAACGAGAGCATGGCGGTGTTCGCCGCGAACCGGggcctcctgctgctgctcacCGGCCAGATCCTCGCCGgcagcaccctcttcccggtgtTCCTCAGGCTGGTGATATGTGCCATGAGAGGACTAGCAAGAGCGTTCACCAGACGTGGATCCGAAGAGCTTGAGTTCACGGTGAAGAACGCCATGGCGGCAGGCTTCACCCACCTGCTTCCTGGCTTGCAGACGGCGTTCCTCGCGGCcacggtcgtcgtcgtcgcagCCGCGGCGGCGACGTTCCTCTGCTGCCTGAACTGGGACTCCGCGGTGTTGGGGGGGCTCACCGCGGGCCAGAAGATCACAAACGCACTGTTCATGGCGGTGAACGTGCGGCAGGCGGGGGAGAACTCCGTCGACTGCTCGCTCGTCGCACCCGCGGTGCTTGTGCTGTTCATCGCCATGAT GTGCATCCCGGCCTCGGCGACATTTTTCTCAGTACACGAcgacggcggtggtggcgaACGAAGCGGCGCAGAACGCAAGGGTGGaacaaagaagagaagattgtCACTGAACAGCATGTTGTGGTCACCGCTGGCCTGCAACGCTGCCGTGACGATGCTCGTCTGCGTCACCGAGAGGCGATCGCTCTCCAGCGACCCTCTCAACTTCTCCACCTTCAACATGATCTTCGAGGTGATTAG TGCTTATGGGAACGTGGGGCTGTCTACTGGTTACAGCTGCTCGAGGCTGCTGCGACCGGAGGAGGCGAGCGTCTGCCATGACCAGCCGTACAGCTTCTCCGGATGGTGGAGCGACCAGGGGAAGCTTGTCCTCGTTCTCGTGATGCTCTGCGGGAGGCTTAAAGGGTTCCGCAGGCAGCAACTTAGGAGCGGATCAAAGCCAACGCCATGA